The sequence TATGACCCTCTTCGAGTGGATGAGCCAATGGCGTAAACCTGAAGATGATGACCAAGCGGTGCGTGGTATTTTAGGCCGTATGCTGTTTAGCGCCGACGATATTAAAAAGTCAGTCAAAGTGCTGTCGGGTGGTGAAAAGGGCCGTATGTTATTTGGCAAGCTCATTATGCAAAAGCCAAATATCCTGATGCTCGACGAACCGACTAACCACATGGATATGGAATCGATTGAATCCTTAAACAACGCGCTGGAAAAATACGAAGGCACGCTGTTGTTTGTGAGTCACGACCGCGCATTCGTATCGTCACTGGCAAACCGTATCCTTGAAATCACGCCAAACGGGGTGAATGACTTCAAGGGCACCTACGATGAGTTCCTTGCGAGCAAGGGTATCGAAGGCTAATTACTTGTTTTAATTAGCTTTAAGTGCTCAGATGAAAAACGCCGCTTATTGAGCGGCGTTTTTGTTTATGGAGGTTATCTTCCGTGTTTGTCCGTGGCAATCGGCTATTGCTTTACCTCTGTGGGTTTTTGTTCAACATAAATCAAGCTGTCAGTATCAAACCCTTTGGCTTTGGCCATGTCGACAAATTGCTGGATCACCTCGGGGGATACGGTTGGAGTTCGGGCTAATAGCCATAAATAATCGGTATCTGGTCCAGAGATAAAGGCATATTGATAATTTTGTTGGTCGAGTCCAAACACCACATAGGCGCCATAAAATGGCCCAAAGAAGGAGACTTTTAAGTAAGCTTCGTTCTCTCCATTTACAAAATAGGCTTTACCTTCGGCCTCTTTCCATTGCTGTTTGGCGGCAGAATAGCCCCGATTAATCACTTTAACGCCACCATCGGGCTTAAGGCTGTATTCGGCGGTGACTTGGGTTAATCCGCGCTCGAAGGAGTGGTCAAGCCTCGCAATCTCGTACCATTTGCCTAAATAGCGGTCGAGTTCAAAATCCTTAACGGGTTCGACGTAGTTGGGCATGCCTAGGCAGCCAGTAAGGACTAACACACTGATCATTAAGAGTAGTTTTTTCAAGTGATGCTCCTATGCAACTGATTTAGTCTATCTTTTAGTCATGAGGGCAAACCAATGTTTCTTTTGTACTTTTTAGCGCTTTACGTTGACTCTGCCACCCCTGAGCTATGCCTGCAAGTATAATCAGCGCCACCCCCATCAATTGCTGTGCAGTTAAGGCTTCATTAAACAGCCACCACGCCAGCACGACCACCACAACAGGTTCCACATAGGATAGTGTGCCATAGGTTACCGAGGGCAGTTGGTTTAGGGCTTTTACTGCACATAGAATCGCTAAAAATCCCGGCAAAAATCCAATCGCTAGCAACCAAGTCAACTGATTAAGGCTTGGTACTAATGGCGTCGTTAACATTAAGGGAAGTAAACATAATGCGCCAACACTTAATTGGACCAGTGTGCTTTGGTAGGGTGATACAGCGCTGGGTTTTCGGTTGATTAAGATAAAGCCACTATAGGTGATGAGCGCCAGTATTGCATAAAAATATCCCATAATTTCAGATTGATATAGCGACTGGCTCGAGGTGACGGGCAGCATTAAGATAAAGCCCATTAAGGCAAGGGCCACACTGGCGATACTGAATCGGTTGAGCCTTTCATTAAAGACAAAATGGGCAAAGAGTGACGTCACCACAGGCGCAAGGTAGATAATCATGATCACGGTTGCCATTTGGGTGTATTCAATGGCCTCGATATAAAAAGCCATAAATCCCGCGAGCATAGCACCATTAATCAAGGTGCGTTTACTGGGCCTATGGCGGATCTGGTCTCTTTTACCTGTTAACAGCATATATGCGGTTAAAAACATCGCACCCAGTAATAGCCGATAAAAGGTGATATGTTCAGCGGGCATGGTGGCAAAACGTGCGAATACGCCAATGGTACCCATCAAGCTTGCTGCCAGTATCGCAAGCACTATGGCCTGTGTGGGTGGCGGGGTCATGTATCACCTTTTAATGCAGATAATTCAATGATGAAGGGAGCTGAGTTTGCCTCAAAAACTCAGCCTTATCGAGTGCTATTATCAGTATTTTGTTGGCACGGTGTGCCAATGATTGTTGCTGCCCCTATCGAGCAGAGATTGATGACTTGACTGCGCTAGCAAGTTCAACCGCCTGCTAAATAATCGACTTACGCGAGCGAAAATGATTTAACGGATCTTGGCAATAGCTGGCCTTAACCTGCTGTAACAATGGATAGTTTTTCCCAAAATAACGGGCAGTAGGGATGGTATTATCTTTAAAATTAATAAAGGCGCCTGAACTGTTGGCAATAGTGGCATCGCGGCAGCTGTCAATCCAGTCAAGTGCTCTGTTTACCCGAGTATAAACAGGGTTGGCCTGCATCAGCACTTGTTCCTGTAGTTCGTTGTTCCACCATGCCTGAAACTGAACAATATAGGCGTGGTCTTTAAAGGCAAATGCACTTTGAGTTTTTTTGGCATCACCCAGTGTGCGATAAAAGTCGCCCGTAATCGCGCTTAAGGTAACATAGGTAAATAAACCTAATTGCCTATTATCCTCAATCAGTTGTGATGAGGTTAGGCTTTCAATCAATGCAATATGCCCTTGTTTTAATCCCTGTGAATGGGCTAAGCGTGATGTCACCTTATGGGGCGCGGGGCGAAGCAGATCCTGTGCGTGTTGGCGCTGGTTTTTGTAGAGTTGTATATCCTTATCGTTAATCAGTTCCGTCATTCTATGGTTCAAGATGGGTTGTAAATCCTGAATGGTTTCGCGATTCCAGCTTTCCATTAATTCATCGCCATAGGCTTGCGTTAAGCCGCCCATGGCATCAATTTGTACTCTGCTTGGCTTTAAACCGACCTCGCTAAATTGGGTTTTGATAAAGTGCGCAAGGCTGGCGGGATTTCCTTCCCAATAGCCATACATAATGCAGTTATGCTTGGCAAACATCGGATCTTCAGTTTCTGGAACACTGCTCGCTAAGGGGCGTTTTTGCTCTTCGACTATTGCGGATTTGGCCTGAATTTTAAGATTCGTGCCCAGCAAACTCGGGTGATTATCGGCCAAAATAAGCTGCTCCCAACGTTCCAATAATCCTAAGGTTGGGGTGGTTTGCTGCAGTTGTTGGCCGTCCTGAAGATAGGGATTCCATTCTAGTTCGAATTTGAGCAGGCTTGGGGGGAGGGCAAAGGTTTGCACAAAAAAACGGGTGACAATACCGTAACTTAAACCGCCTCCACCTTTTAATGCCCAGAGCAATTCGGGTTTATTCGCCGCCGATACAACTTGGGTTTCACCAACGCCTAAGACAATTTCTGCTTGGACTAAGCCTTCGCAGCACATGCCGTATTTGCGACACCAAGGCCCCCAACCGCCTCCCATAATAAAGCCTGCCAACGCATGGGAAGCGCTAGTGCTATGGGGCAACATTAAGCCTTTTTGGGCAAGATAGCTGGTTATGTTTCCTATTGTGCAACCGGGCTCTATAGCCACAATACCACTGATGGGGTCGAGTTCAATGTCGTTCATCAACTCGAGATCGAGCACTATGCTATTGGTTTCGCCACTTTCGCCTTCGTGATCATGGCCGCTGGAGCGCACGCTAATGGCAAGGTGATAGTCAACCGCTGTTTTATAAACGATTTTAACGTCTTGGCGGGTGCGGCATTTAATTATCGCGAGTGGCTTTTTTTGCAAACGGCGATTAAAGAGTTGGCAGGCTTTTT comes from Shewanella oneidensis MR-1 and encodes:
- a CDS encoding lipocalin family protein translates to MKKLLLMISVLVLTGCLGMPNYVEPVKDFELDRYLGKWYEIARLDHSFERGLTQVTAEYSLKPDGGVKVINRGYSAAKQQWKEAEGKAYFVNGENEAYLKVSFFGPFYGAYVVFGLDQQNYQYAFISGPDTDYLWLLARTPTVSPEVIQQFVDMAKAKGFDTDSLIYVEQKPTEVKQ
- a CDS encoding DMT family transporter — encoded protein: MTPPPTQAIVLAILAASLMGTIGVFARFATMPAEHITFYRLLLGAMFLTAYMLLTGKRDQIRHRPSKRTLINGAMLAGFMAFYIEAIEYTQMATVIMIIYLAPVVTSLFAHFVFNERLNRFSIASVALALMGFILMLPVTSSQSLYQSEIMGYFYAILALITYSGFILINRKPSAVSPYQSTLVQLSVGALCLLPLMLTTPLVPSLNQLTWLLAIGFLPGFLAILCAVKALNQLPSVTYGTLSYVEPVVVVVLAWWLFNEALTAQQLMGVALIILAGIAQGWQSQRKALKSTKETLVCPHD
- a CDS encoding FAD-binding protein → MKPPQMTQAQLSTQPTELTQKTAHKHNLVKTLVQDAGTLNVFTFQAWVKTHQGGVVFQYYSQTNNTGFTININALGHIETLVNSQLLQIETISTLGNLNDGYWHLLSITYQYHELTCYIDGEEIHLQQHSIPLSDDRKLKLTNETSTLFDGEIVNINLIEQCLTKHQILDYYLQPQHQITLTDNNLYIYPKNQIKPSTNFHPNFATRQEVMLIIFNDTDYNFSKQNLNTNNFKKQLPHIIPAHECCAYIIESNFGQWPHFIYLVNYHSEESTNITLSFDILKSLTPNRSHIKLQLSNELEFDCFISQSTSSRLTAEIRISENVVTRQVTHFMRFINEVRSHIPSENIITDGQYYAEQDFWVSTGQQMLAYEKACQLFNRRLQKKPLAIIKCRTRQDVKIVYKTAVDYHLAISVRSSGHDHEGESGETNSIVLDLELMNDIELDPISGIVAIEPGCTIGNITSYLAQKGLMLPHSTSASHALAGFIMGGGWGPWCRKYGMCCEGLVQAEIVLGVGETQVVSAANKPELLWALKGGGGLSYGIVTRFFVQTFALPPSLLKFELEWNPYLQDGQQLQQTTPTLGLLERWEQLILADNHPSLLGTNLKIQAKSAIVEEQKRPLASSVPETEDPMFAKHNCIMYGYWEGNPASLAHFIKTQFSEVGLKPSRVQIDAMGGLTQAYGDELMESWNRETIQDLQPILNHRMTELINDKDIQLYKNQRQHAQDLLRPAPHKVTSRLAHSQGLKQGHIALIESLTSSQLIEDNRQLGLFTYVTLSAITGDFYRTLGDAKKTQSAFAFKDHAYIVQFQAWWNNELQEQVLMQANPVYTRVNRALDWIDSCRDATIANSSGAFINFKDNTIPTARYFGKNYPLLQQVKASYCQDPLNHFRSRKSII